A single region of the Lotus japonicus ecotype B-129 chromosome 4, LjGifu_v1.2 genome encodes:
- the LOC130715600 gene encoding serine carboxypeptidase-like 31 yields MDNIVLKLSSHTLVLLLFLSFEPVVSSRHRQYWGHGKKLMSSGDNSDLVTGLPGQPQVDFQHYAGYVTVNETNGRSLFYWFYEAMTKAEEKPLVLWLNGGPGCSSVGYGATQEIGPFLVDSDGQGLKFNNFSWNREANMLFLESPVGVGFSYSNTTSDYEQLGDDFTANDAYNFLHNWFLKFPSYRTKTFYIAGESYAGKYVPELAELILDRNKDMSLHIDLKGILLGNPETSDAEDWMGLVDYAWSHAVISDETHQTVKKSCDFNSSDPWHNEDCSQAVDEVLKQYKEIDIYSLYTSTCFASTANSNGQSVQTSMKRSSTMMPRMMGGYDPCLDDYAKTFYNRPDVQKALHASDGHNLKNWSICNNNIFNNWGDSKPSVIPIYKKLISAGLKIWVYSGDTDGRVPVLSTRYSLSSLALPVTKPWRPWYHDNEVSGWFEEYQGLTFATFRGAGHAVPCFKPSNSLAFFSSFLLGESPPSTK; encoded by the exons ATGGATAATATTGTATTAAAGCTGAGTTCACACACCTTGGTTCTTTTACTTTTCCTATCTTTTGAGCCTGTTGTTTCTTCTAGACATAGGCAATATTGGGGTCATGGGAAGAAATTGATGAGCTCTGGTGATAATAGTGATCTTGTGACTGGCTTGCCTGGCCAACCTCAAGTAGATTTTCAGCACTATGCTGGGTATGTCACAGTCAATGAAACCAATGGAAGATCACTCTTTTACTGGTTCTATGAGGCTATGACTAAAGCAGAAGAGAAACCACTGGTTCTGTGGCTTAATGGAG GTCCTGGGTGTTCTTCTGTGGGATATGGAGCAACACAGGAGATTGGTCCTTTTTTAGTGGATAGTGATGGCCAAGGACTTAAATTTAATAACTTCTCATGGAACAGAG AAGCCAACATGTTATTCTTGGAATCTCCTGTTGGAGTTGGCTTTTCCTACTCAAATACAACTAGTGACTATGAACAATTGGGAGATGACTTCACAG CTAATGATGCTTACAATTTTCTGCATAATTGGTTCCTCAAGTTCCCATCATACAGAACTAAGACATTTTACATAGCAGGAGAGAGCTATGCAG GAAAGTATGTACCTGAGCTGGCTGAACTCATCCTGGATAGGAACAAGGACATGTCCCTTCATATTGATCTCAAGGGTATTTTG CTTGGTAACCCTGAAACATCTGATGCTGAAGACTGGATGGGCTTGGTTGATTATGCTTGGAGCCATGCTGTGATATCTGATGAAACTCATCAAACAGTCAAAAAAAGCTGTGACTTTAACAGTAGTGATCCATGGCATAATGAAGACTGTAGTCAAGCTGTCGATGAAGTGCTTAAACAGTATAAAGAAATTGATATCTATAGCCTCTACACCTCTACATGCTTTGCCTCTACAGCGAACTCGAATGGTCAATCAGTGCAAACTTCCATGAAGCGTTCATCTACTATG ATGCCTAGAATGATGGGTGGTTATGATCCCTGCCTGGATGACTATGCTAAAACATTTTATAACAGACCAGATGTTCAGAAGGCCCTCCATGCAAGTGATGGTCACAATCTAAAGAATTGGAGTATTTGCAA CAACAATATATTTAATAACTGGGGTGATTCAAAGCCATCTGTTATCCCAATTTACAAGAAGCTTATCTCAGCAGGACTTAAGATTTGGGTTTATAG TGGAGACACTGATGGTAGAGTACCTGTGCTGTCAACAAGGTATAGCTTAAGTTCTCTAGCTTTGCCTGTGACTAAGCCATGGAGGCCTTGGTATCATGACAATGAG GTTAGTGGGTGGTTTGAAGAATATCAGGGGCTTACATTTGCAACATTTCGAGGAGCTGGTCATGCAGTTCCCTGTTTCAAACCAAGCAACTCACTTGCATTCTTCTCCTCCTTTCTCCTTGGAGAATCACCACCTTCTACCAAATAA
- the LOC130716059 gene encoding NAC transcription factor 25-like, whose translation MDCTESSSSRSHYPQLPPGFRFHPTDEELVVHYLKSKVASMPLPVAIIAEVDLYKFDPWELPSKAVFGQQEWYFFSPRDRKYPNGARPNRAATSGYWKATGTDKPILSSDGHQKVGVKKALVFYGGKPPKGVKTNWIMHEYRLVDKSFGPSFRTTTTHPPVPAHPSNCNKKNSLRLDDWVLCRIYKKSNGTTTMPRPPLMENDKELNSLETMVPTMSTLSMLNTNQNTTPPSSRTYEPEGLVENHDNFFHGYLTPDQSMQNGNNNDTNDDNSFCVKRAIAPSQFLNESGSAGSSFSTKRFHGDLNSGSSNTEENNNNSFVSLLSQLPQSASFHANAILESVEDGVMRQQFQLPNINWN comes from the exons ATGGACTGCACAGAGTCATCATCATCACGCTCTCACTATCCACAGCTCCCTCCCGGGTTTCGGTTCCACCCCACCGATGAAGAACTCGTCGTTCACTACCTCAAGAGTAAAGTTGCATCTATGCCCCTTCCTGTTGCCATCATCGCCGAAGTTGATCTCTACAAGTTCGACCCATGGGAACTCCCAA GTAAGGCCGTGTTTGGCCAACAAGAGTGGTACTTTTTCAGCCCGAGGGATCGGAAGTATCCAAATGGGGCGAGGCCAAACAGGGCTGCAACTTCTGGGTATTGGAAAGCAACTGGAACTGACAAGCCTATACTATCATCTGATGGGCACCAGAAAGTTGGAGTGAAGAAAGCACTTGTTTTTTATGGTGGGAAGCCTCCAAAAGGGGTTAAAACCAATTGGATTATGCATGAGTATAGGCTTGTTGATAAGTCTTTTGGTCCTAGCTTTAGAACTACAACTACTCATCCTCCAGTGCCTGCTCATCCTTCAAACTGCAACAAGAAGAATTCCCTGAGA CTTGACGATTGGGTTTTGTGCCGAATATACAAGAAAAGCAATGGTACCACCACCATGCCAAGGCCACCACTAATGGAGAATGACAAGGAGCTTAATTCATTGGAGACCATGGTACCAACAATGTCAACTTTATCAATGCTAAACACGAACCAAAACACCACACCTCCATCGTCGAGAACTTATGAACCAGAAGGACTAGTTGAAAACCATGACAACTTCTTCCATGGATACTTAACACCTGATCAGAGCATGCAAAATGGTAACAATAATGATACCAATGATGATAATAGCTTCTGCGTGAAGCGCGCAATAGCACCATCGCAGTTTTTGAACGAGTCGGGGTCTGCGGGGTCATCTTTTTCGACCAAGCGATTCCATGGTGATCTTAATAGTGGAAGCAGCAATACTGAGGAAAACAACAACAATTCATTTGTTTCCCTGCTTAGCCAACTCCCTCAGAGTGCATCGTTTCATGCAAACGCGATTCTTGAGTCTGTTGAGGATGGTGTGATGAGGCAACAATTTCAACTTCCCAACATAAATTGGAACTAG
- the LOC130712186 gene encoding probable 2' cyclic ADP-D-ribose synthase BdTIR, whose protein sequence is MQRLPATLYRKIARSASCDVFINHRCIDTKRNVAGLLYDRLTKLGASSFLDSMNMKPGDKLFDHIDRGILRCKVGVAVFSPRYCESYFCLHELALLMESKKRVIPIFYDIKPSQLMVKDNGTCNAKELQRFRSALEEAKYTVGLTFDPVKGDWSKLLKDASEAVIMNLLEVEEEHKRKQKKY, encoded by the exons ATGCAGCGATTGCCAGCCACCTTGTACCGCAAAATTGCACGTTCGGCGTCATGCGACGTGTTCATAAACCACCGTTGCATCGACACGAAGAGGAACGTGGCGGGGTTACTCTACGATCGCTTGACAAAGTTGGGAGCGAGCTCGTTCTTGGACAGCATGAACATGAAACCAGGGGACAAGTTGTTTGATCACATTGATAGGGGGATTCTCAGGTGCAAGGTTGGTGTAGCAGTGTTTTCTCCACGTTATTGTGAGTCTTATTTCTGTCTCCATGAGTTGGCTCTTCTCATGGAGTCCAAGAAGAGGGTTATTCCCATCTTCTATGATATTAAGCCTTCGCAACTCATGGTCAAGGACAATGGAACTTGCAATGCTAAAGAGCTTCAAAGGTTCCGTTCTGCACTTGAGGAAGCTAAATACACTGTTGGATTAACCTTTGATCCTGTCAAAGG GGACTGGTCAAAGCTGTTAAAGGATGCTTCAGAGGCAGTGATCATGAACTTGCTAGAGGTAGAGGAAGAGCATAAGCGCAAGCAGAAGAAATATTGA